Part of the Bacteroidales bacterium genome, CATGAAAATTAATAGTGGTGCCGGAGGTACTGAGAGCCTCGATTGGGCTAACATGCTTTTGCGAATGTACCAACGATGGGGCGAAGCTCATAACTATAAAATAAGAATGATCGATTTGCAACCTGGTGAAGAAGCTGGCATAAAGTCGGCTATGCTAGAGTTCGATGGCGATTATGCTTATGGCTACCTAAAAAGCGAAACCGGTGTTCATCGTTTAGTTCGAATTTCGCCCTTCAATGCACAAGGAAAACGCCAAACAACCTTTGCTTCTGTTTTTGTTTCACCCAAAATTGACGATAGTATTGAAATAAGCATTAATCCTGCAGATATTGAGTGGGACACATTTCGTTCAAGTGGACCAGGCGGACAAAATGTCAATAAGGTTGAAACAGGCGTTCGACTTCGCCATATTCCTACAGGTATTGTCATCGAAAATCAAGAAAGTCGTTCACAACTAACCAATCGCGAAAATGCTCTGCGTTTACTAAAATCACAATTATACGAAATTGAACTACAAAAAAGACGCGAAAAACAAGCAGAACTCGAAGGGAAAAAACTTAAAATAGAATGGGGCTCGCAAATACGTTCGTATGTATTACACCCCTATAAATTAGTGAAAGATAATCGTACCGATTATGAAACTAGCGATTCATTAGGAGTACTCGACGGCCATTTAGATGACTTTATAAAAGCTTATTTAATGCAATATAGTAAAAAATGAAAAACTTTATTTATATCGTTGCTTTTATGTGCTTCTATACATTTTTGCAAGCACAAAAGTTTGCACCTACAATAAAATTTGGTGCAGTAACATCGCAAGTAGATGGCGATAAACTAGAAGGATAC contains:
- a CDS encoding peptide chain release factor 2 (programmed frameshift), with protein sequence MITIEALKDIQLRRDALRRYLDIDQRKIWLEEEELKTRAPNFWDDAKNAELILKKIAELKSWIEIYERVDKLVDDLNVMYDFFKQKEAQESDVEEIYKIALKELEALELKNMLQEEEDRLPAIMKINSGAGGTESLDWANMLLRMYQRWGEAHNYKIRMIDLQPGEEAGIKSAMLEFDGDYAYGYLKSETGVHRLVRISPFNAQGKRQTTFASVFVSPKIDDSIEISINPADIEWDTFRSSGPGGQNVNKVETGVRLRHIPTGIVIENQESRSQLTNRENALRLLKSQLYEIELQKRREKQAELEGKKLKIEWGSQIRSYVLHPYKLVKDNRTDYETSDSLGVLDGHLDDFIKAYLMQYSKK